The Panthera uncia isolate 11264 unplaced genomic scaffold, Puncia_PCG_1.0 HiC_scaffold_1833, whole genome shotgun sequence genome contains the following window.
cagagcctgcttgggattctctttttctttctgcccctcccccccccacactctctcaaaataaataaataaactttaaaagaaaaaaaatactaatgaggggtgcctgggtggctcagtcggtcatgatctcaggtcgacatcagctcaggtcatgatcttgcgctctgtgagttcaagccccacctggggctctgtgctgacagcttggaggctggagcctgcttcagattctgtgtctccctctctctctgcccctcccctgcttgcactctgtctctctcattctcaaaaataaacactaaaaaatttttttttaaaaacacactaatGGGTCACAACCCACAATTTGAGAAACTCTGACTTTGGGCTCCCCTCAACCTCAACTCCCTCACTCACACCACCTATGCCCCTCCTCAGTAGATTCTTCAAATTGTGAAAGgacatggtttcctttttttttcttttccctaagtctgctttttttcccaaacagactctgtgctgtcaacacagagcccatcgcagggctcgatcatatgaactgtgagatcatgacctgagccaaaaccaagagttagacactcaaccaactgagccacccaggcgccccacacagcTTCCCTCACAATAGTCCCATTTAGTGATATGAACCTCGAACTTGGAGTCCTGACCATAAAGGGCAGGTGAAAGGGTGAGAACACACTTAAAAATAACCACAGTCACAGAGTGTCTCACCTTCCTTTCCTCGGCTTCCTCCTCAGCCTCTCCTCTTAATCTTCTGAGATTCACAAGAAGTGTCAGTGGTCCCCCATCCCCAGGGCCTACCTTCCGGACCTCCTTCCCTATCCCCTCCTGGTCACTGACCTGTTTCTGGGAGCGCAGGGCACATTCTTCTAGGGTCTCGGCTGCCTCCAGCTTTCCCTGGCGCCTGTACAGAGCTCCTAGGTTTCTCAGAGTGGTGTTTACTGTGGGGCTGTGGGAAGGAAGTAAAGATGGATTCAGAAAagaaacgagagagagagaaggggcagagctAAGGCCAACGCAAGGtcaaagggaagaagggaaaaggccCCAGAGGCCAGGATCAGGTCTCGGATGGAGGCCAAGACAGCTTCTCCGTGGCAGCTCACCTGCTCACTTTGCAAGCCTTGTACCAGCCTCCATACTCAGTATAGGGTGTGCCGCCCTCTCGGTGCCGGCTCTGCagaacagaggggaggggaagccagAGATGAAAGCACAGGGATGCTGGCGTGCACGCAGCTCGGTGCAGGCTGGGCTGCCCAGATGGAAGGCACCCTGCATCTGTGGCTGGTGCTCAGGTGGGAAGTAAGTCAGGCGCTGGGCTAGTGCAAGGAGTAAGCCAGAGGCCCTGGCAGCCTCGGGCTCCCCAGGATGGGCCCCGCACTCACTTTGCTCATTTCCTCCCGCTCCTCTGCATGCATCCAGATGGGCTTGTGGTCATCTAGGGGTACACAGGATGGAGTGGTAAGGTTAGAGAACAGAGCTAGACAGTATGGGGGGAGCCAGGACCCAGACACCCAGCAGTTGGACTAAAGCTGGACTAAAGGGGTTTGGCTCTGCCTGGGAACCACTAGGGCCTAACCCCCCACCTGTGGTCTGCATTTCTTTTCCACCCTTCAGCTCCCCCTCTCCCCGGGGCCAACCACTCACCGTCCACAGACCCAAACTCCTGCAGGTGGGCCCGGGTCAGGATCTCTTTGTAGAGTGTCTCAGCCTCAGCATATTTGCCCTGTTTCAAGTAACAGGAAGCCTGCAGGCAGAAAGGCAAAAACACAGGACAGAGACAAAGTCTCAGCAGGGCTCAGGGATTTCCACTTCTTGGTCTCTTTATGACCTTCCCCAGAGATCCTCTTCACACTTCCTTTTCTAGCTGCAGGGTCAAGGGTGTTCTCATTCCACTCCCAGGAGGTTAGGGGACTTCGCCTTCCCACTGGAATGAGGCAGATCCCTCAGCCCAAAGTCAGCCCCAGACACACAAAGATGACAAGGTTCGTGTACCACAGTATGGTGCTCTCCCTTCCCCGCTCTCCAAGGActtcatcccttcctccctcaccaggTTGTTCTTGGTCCGGGCTACATTAGGGTTGTCCGGCCCCAGCTGCCCCTCATAGATGGCCAGTGCCCGCCGGTAATAGCGCTCCACGGCCTCGTACTTGCCCTGGTTTTGGCACAACAGGGCCAGGTTGTTCAGCTGCTTTGCCACATCTGGGTGGTCAGTGCCTAGGACCTGGAGGGGAGTAAAGGAGTGAAAGATGGCTAAtgactgtggggggggggggtgcgtataatcgtgtgtgcacatgcctacctggggagcaagggagaggaaatgacaggagggaagaggcagagatggggggtTGAGAAAAGAAGTGACTGAGGAGGGTAATCTGGAAGAGAGATGATGGAGGAAGGGTCACCCCAGCAGGGAACAGTGAGCGAGCACAGGCACCTTTTCTCGAATCTCCAGTGCACGTTGGCACAGTGGCTCTGCCTCCTTGTATTTGCCCCTCTTGCCATAGAGCACAGCCAGATTGTTGAGTGTGGCAGCCACCTAGGAAGACAGGCCCGTCCTCTCAGCATCGGTGCTTTCAGGGACCTGGAACATTGGAGTTCCTCCTCCTCCCGCACAACAGGGCCCCACACTGCACAACTCCCAAGAGAATTGGACTCTGCTGTCTCCTAGCCAGAGGCGACAGCGGGGAGAAGCAACTGAACTGGAGGTTCTGAGGTCCTCTCTGGGAGTGGCATCGCCCTCTAGGGGGATTTTTAGATATTTCTGTAGGTGAGGTTTTGTAGGGTTTTTGGTTGCCATAAAGATTGGGGGCACTATTATCTGTGGGAAGCCAAGGATGTTCAGCGCGTGTGGGACAGCTCTGTTAACTTTGGAATGTCCTCCCAGACAGTCAAACGCTGTAAGCTGTTGACACTTAGCGAGATATCAAGATAGGAGCTATGTTTTCCGAGTGACATCATCTGTGCCTATCACATGTTGTAACATAGGCAATTATTTTCACACAGCGCATTTGCAAAAATAccttctcattttctccactGTTACAATTGATCATTTGTCTTGGCATGTTATCCCTACTTAaggttatttctctctttttcttatcatGTACGAATAAATCTGGCCTGTTGTTAGTCTAACACTGGATCTTAGTCTCGTACCCATCAATACTTCtgctctgtcattttttaaaaaattttatttatctatgtttttagtaatctctacacccaatgtggggcataggcctcaagatcaagagttgcatgcttttctgactgagccagccaggcacccctgctctgtCATTTTTTTAGTACTTCTTATATAAAATGTCTTACTGGTCTTATACTTTTTCTAAATCTAAAGTTATACATTATATTAGTTATAGGTAAATCATATAGTATGTTTTCTTGCATGGTTGTACTCAGTAAAACTGTTACcatgttacattttcatttcattgtgacgtatactatatattattttattgtaagttactttcctcattccatttttttttaagtttatttatttcttttgagagagagagagaaagagcacgtgtgcacatgtgggagagggacagagagagagaaagggagaatcccaagcaggctccgcatagagccctatgtggcCCAATCTCACTCAATACTTTTTGGAATTGTATGTGTAGGTCAGTTATAGCATCTATGAATTATGCTTCAGGAAAATACTTGTTATAAGATGGAGtcattggggggcgcctgggtggctcagtctgttgagcatctgactttggctcaggtcatgatctcacagtttgtggttcgagccccacgtcaggctctgtgctgatggctcagagcctggagtctgcttccgattctgtatctccccctctctctgcccctccccctgctcacgctctgtctcactctctcaaaaataaataaacattaaaaaaaattaaaaaaaaaaaaagatcaagtcaTTGGGTCTCAgagagttgagaaccactggccttaGCAGAGAGTCCTGGAAGAATGGAGCCCTCATGCCTCTACCCTGAGCACCCCTAGTGAGTGGGCTGAGGGCAGCAGATAAACAAACTAAGGGAAGCCAAAATAGCATGGAGCAAGGAGGACAAGGAATACTGACTGCAGGGTGGTCCCGGCCCAGGGTGCTCTCCCGGATGCTGAGGGCATCATTCAGCAGGTGGGCAGCTTCCTTATACTTATTCTGGTccctggaagaggagagaagtAACAAGGGGTTACCCCGAACTCTGACCCAAGccatcttcttccttccttccctttaggAATACGGAGGTACATTTAGGGATTGGGGCCCCCATGAGGAGACAGGAAGCCTGGGGTAAGCAGCGAGAGCTCACCAACACACCTATCCTTGGATGCAGAACACTGCCACACCAAGTGGAGACAAGCTATAGGATgcaagagatggaaaaagagggaaagagacccTCCCCAAAGGAGAGAATGGAGAAGCAAAGAGCCTGAGAGATGAGTGTCTCTGAGGTCAAGGGCTCAGGTACAGAAAGAACAAGAGTGCTGGTGCAAGAGAAGGCCCCTACTGGGTCACTTAGGAGACCCAGCAGTGAGAAGAGGTACCCTGTGGAGAGGAGGAATGGGAGCCAAAGGTGGCTCAACGTGGGAATCTGGAGGCTGATTTGGGAGAGGAAGAGGCCAGGACTCACCGATACACCAAAGCAAGGATGTTGAGCATGGTCGCGACATCAGGGTGGCCGCGGCCAGATGTGCGCTCCAAGTCCTCCAGTGCCTGCTTGCAGAGAGGCACAGCCACCTCATAGCGACCCTGGGCAGCATACTGGATCACCAAGTTGTGCAGTGTCCGTAACCTCGCCGGGATCTCGTATCCGCTGTGCTGGGCACCCTGGCCACGGGACACTAACCATCGCAGACATTGAACAGGAGACTTCCTCAGGGCACTCTTCTTCTCCCCTTTGCCGTCTGTCCTCTCCATGTCTTGTTGCGTGCCTGTGCCCACCCCTCACCAGGCCTTCCCCTAAGACCCACCTCAACCTGCTATTCCTTTGCCCACTCCCTTCTACCTGGGCCCCTCACAAACCAACTTGTTCACCCACTAATTCATTCATTCGAAAAAACTTACTCAACCAGGATAAGCCAGGGGCTGTGTCAGGGATACAAAAATAAGACCTGGTTCTTTCCCTTGAGGAGTTCATGCTCTTCCATGACTCCAGGGTCATTATGCCATTCGACTATGAGCTCCTTACTGGCAAGAACTTCATCACTCTCAACTTGGTATCCCTAGTGCCTACCATAGTGCCCAGTACACATGAAGTGTTTAAGTGTTGATGAATAATGGGGAGGCTGAGGAAATCAAAGCACTAGCCCAGTCCCTGCCCTATATCCAGGGAAAGTGCAGAACCTATTTCTGGAAGGTGAGCATCCTGTATGCAAGGCAGGCCACAGCTGGGACCAGCCCTCTGCTGCCCCCCTTCACCCTCCAGCTCCAGAGGCAGACTCACAGCCATTGCTGGggtcttcttcctcctcattgGGGAAGAGATCATCCAGGGAATCCTTGGTGGCAtcaccctccttctcttcctggaagGGAAGAAGCAACATGTCTAGGCCAAGATATCCCCAAGCAGCCTCTTCAGGGCCTCTCTAACCCATGAAATCACTGACAGGTGAGAAGACCCTTGTTCATGTCTCTGCCCCTGGGAAGGCCAGCATCTGTCCGCCAATCTCATACTGCTCTTGTCTGTAAATCTCCTTCCTTCACATTAAGAGCTTTCTAAGTATCCTCATTCTTTAgcctccacccctctcctcctcaaCTCTTGTAATTATAGCCCAGTGCTGATCCCTGTGTGTTTACACTGATTATATGTCTGTCCTGTCTTTCCTGAGGGCAAGGAGTGTGTCTGATCTTATTGACACGTACTCAAAGGGTCGAGCTCAGCCTTGTGCCCTTCAACTGCTACCACTCACTCTGGACTTAGTGCTCAACCCTCAGTGTCTCACCTACTTCGACATGGGCAAATTTGCTTTGCCCCACCAGGCATGTTAGCCTTGTACAAACACCTCCAACCCTCCCACCCAGACTCACCAATGTGTCTGTCCCTTGCAAATCATCCTACTTCCCTGGGACAGGCCAGCTTTCTAGTCCTGGAGTCTTATATATGACACATACCCAACCTTAGTCTAGaaagctcctccctccccctcatcATCATCCATCAAAATCCAGCCCAACTCCTAACCTGTTCAGCTAAAAAATCCAACCTTAATCTTACCTATCCATCCCTGTACCCCATCTGTGAATCCTTCTCAGGCCATTCCAGCCCCCACAAACCAATCTTAGAATTCTTCCCATACTGACAACCATTCACCCAGCACTGAGCATTTGCTCCTTTATGTTGTCACATATGTGTTCTCATGTGTAAGCCTTGACCCTACAGCTATATTATAGGCTTGAGAAGGCAGAACTCTctcttatagttcttttttttccaatctttttttaaaaagtgtttatttaggggcgcctgggtggctcagttggttaagcgtgcaacttcggctcaggtcatcatcttacagctcgtgagttcaagccctgcatcagggtctgtactgatggctcagagcctggagcctgcttcggacttcggattctgtgtctccctctctctctgcccctcccccgttcgtgctgtctctctctctctccttcaaaaataaataaacataaattttaaaaaaattattaatgtttgtctatttttgagaaagagagagtgtggtggggtggaggggtggcacagagagagagcgaaacagaggatctgaagcaggctctgcactaacctcagagagctcaatgtggggcttgaactcatgaaccttgagatcatgacctgagctgaagccagacacttaaccaccactaagccacccaggtgcccctcttttataGTTCTTTACATCTCCCTTACACACATCCTCTCACACTGACTAAGGCAGAAGGATAAATAAATGACTGTTGAGTGAGGGTTAAATTTCACACATTTTGAGAGCAAATTTTAGGAGGGTCTTCCTTGACTCTGCTATGCTTTCCCTCATTGTAGCACTTAGGATTCTGGATTGGAATTGTCCAGGTGCTTATCTGCCTTTCCCCCATCCCAAACCTGTAACTGTGAGAGCAAGAACTCTGTCTGCCTTGTTCACTGCTGCACCCCCAGCAGagcacacagtgcctggcatacataGCTGTCATGTAATTAAATGTcgattgaatgagtgaatactgTTTCCACCTTGCTGTTGTCTGGAGTTGGTGTCAGGACCTGCATCCTGCCAGGTGGGGGCAGGCTGTGCAGCACTGCTGGCCCCTACACCAGATGGAACAACCGCCCCCAGGTCCATAGTGACTCCCAGCTGTCTGCCCCGAAGCCAGCCTTGCCTGTGCATGCTTACCGCGGTGTGCCCGTCCTCGTCATACTGTCGCAGCTGCCCCAGGAACTCCAGgtgcttcttttcctcctccagctGAGCCACAGCCTGTTCACTACGCTGCAGCCGCTGCTGGGTGCCCGCCAGCTCGTCCCGGAGCCACTGGTTCTCCTGACACAGCCGCCGTACCTGAGCCCGCAGTTTCTGTTTCTCCGACTCCACTGTGCTCAGGTGGCTGGCCAAAGCCAGCATCACCTAGATGGGCACATCCTGTAAGTGCCAACTCTGGATCGGAATGTCGGGGATAAGTGGAAGGGGAGCCTACTGGGAGGCAGCAAAACTGGCAGGAGCCAGGAGGCGGGACTGAGTAGCAATAGCTCTACCCTCAAAATATACCCTGAATCCAATCTCTCACCAGCTCCATAGCCACCACCCTGGGCCAGGCCACCATCAGTTCCCATCTGGATGACTACAATAGCCTCCTCACAAGCCTCTGTTTCTGCCCTTTTCACTTAGGCTCTGTTCTCAACCCAGCAGCCAgatgatccttttatttttttttaatgttgctttattttattttgagagaggaagagagacagagagagaatttcccAAATAGTCTCCGTGTTGATAGTggagatctcacaaaccatgagatcatgacctgaaatcaagagtcaatgcttaaccgactgaaccacccaggtgccccaagccgaACCTTTTAAATGTTAAGCTAGacttgggacacttgggtggctcagtcggttaagcgtccaacttcaactcgggtcatgatctcacagttcgtgagttcaagtcccatatcaggctctgccctagtggtgcagagcctgcttgggattctctctctctctctctctctctctctctcactctctctgccccttccctacttgcatgctctctctctctctctctctcaaaataaatttaaaaataaataaataaataataaagttataaaaaaaatgttaagctaGACcacatcactcctctgctcaatATATTCCAATAGCTTTCATCTCATTCAGAGTAAAAACAAAGTCCTTATGATGACCTTCAAGTTTCACAtgatctgtccctttctctcccaaCCATTCTACCTCTTGTACTTCAATTTCTATTTTGCTTCACCTCATCCACTCTCCTGCAGCCACGCTGGTCCCTCATTGAACTTGTCGAGAAGGCTCCAGTTCAGGACCTTTGTATGTACCGTCCACTCTGCTTAAGATGATTTTCCCCCATTTATTGTAGGACTCATTCCCTCATCTTCAAATCTTTGCTCACATGCCACCTTTTCAGGAAGGCTTTCTTTGACCATGCTATCTAAAGGTGTATCTTCTCTCCGTACCCCCCAACcctcttctctgttttattcttaCCCTTCTTTCTTAGCAATTATCACTCTGACATACAGAatgatttacttatttgtgtattgtctgcctcccccagctagaatgtaagctctgagATGGCAAAGATTTTTGACTGTTGAGTTCAGTGATGTGTCTCCAGTGCCCAGAAGACTTGTGCCCGGCACAAAGAAGGGACTTAAtacatgtttactgaatgaatgaaggcaaaCATCTAGGACAAGGAGATCCTAAATGACCCCAAAACTCCAATCAGACCCCAAAGCCACTTGCACCACCTCCTCCCTCTCACCTGGGCCTCACTCAGCCCCAGCTCGATGTTCTCCATGGAACGTCGCAGCTGCCGAGCCTTCTCATGCACCAGCCCTTCTTCATGGCCTCCTTGCTGCAGACACTCGATGGTATGGGACAGACTTTGCAGGACAGCCTGATGTTCACTGTGTAGGGCCTCCAGCCCTTGGCTCACCAGCCGGGTACTTCCCAGGATCTCCTCCTGGCTGAGCCTGTGCCCTGCAGGCTCATCCCGCTGCCCCAACACCAGGCCTGACATCTTGGCCACGGGGACCTTGCCTGGGCTGAGGAGAAACAACAGAGCTCATTGGGGgtaaagatgagaaagagaggCTGAGTACCTTGGTTAGagggaggagacaagagagagtATGGGTGACCTTCTGGTTTAATTGGAGAGAGAGTGATCAGTGGGAAAGGAGCCTACAACACTAAACACAAAgctaagggaaagagagagggagaggaatcgATTTGAACGAAGAAAGACAATGGAAGGAACAAAAGTACTGACAACTAGCAGACAGATTTAGAAATTAGGAAGAGAATAGGAAGTGTTGTTGGAGAGAGAGCTTGGGTCAGGAATAGGAAAAGGAATCAGATGGGAGACGGCATTATAGGAAACACAGAGGGTGTCTGGAGAAAGCTGCAAAGGAAACAGGGTTAAAGCAAACAGGAGATATAAAGAAAATGGTGCAGaggtttcaaaaaatagaaaccataCAGGTTTCAAAGttacagggaagagagagaagaaggaaaaaaggcacCTTCATTGCACGACCCAGATGAGAGGGGCCCAGAAAGCTCCAGGTCTTCAGACTGCGCCACCCACAGAGCTAAGGCCAGCATCTCCAAACCCGGTaaactctgcctctccccactaggCCTTCAGCCCATACTTCCCACCCTCCAGGTGTCAGGCTCTTTTCCTACTTCCTCAAAAGAGCCTTGTTTCTCATCTTTGAAGTCCTCTTACCAGTAGGTACACAGAGCAGAACCCTCGGCTGTGGCGCTCAGGCCAGAGCCCGGAAAAAACTCTTTCAGTAGCCAGGGACTCACAAGGATCTGCCCTGCCCAAAGTCCAGAAGTCCAGCGTTCCCACCCCTTCTCTCACCACCTCACAGCCACCCAGAGGAcctggcacagagccctactcagggcaagcaccctccctctctctacctacAGGCCTTCAAAGGCGACCAGTGTGTCCCTCTTCCTTCCCGGAGCCAACGTCCCACCCTAGGCCTGGGGAGCTATTTTCTCCCAAGAAGGGAGTGAGACTTGATCTGAGATCTGCGGCAAGGGGCGTGTCTGGGAAAGGGTGAGGAGAAAGACCTGGTCACTCCTGACCCATTCACTTTCATGGCTTTGTCTCTGTCATGACCACCTACTAACAGGCTCTGAGAGAAGTCACCTTAGGGTGCCTCTCAGACGCCTGATGATGCAGGGAAGAATGGCAGGTCTACAGAGCGGCTGCAGGGTTACAGGGAAACACTGCGCTGGGAGTTGATCTCCCCGCCTGGGAAAGCGGTCGGAGAAGTGACCCAGCCTGTCGACCTGCCCTGGGGCCCAGGGTGGGGACAGAATGAGatgggcgggggcgcgggggagAGGTGCGGGTGGGCGGCGGAGGTCCGCGTCACGAGCGAAGACCCAGGGACCTGAGAATCCCGAGGTCGATGAGTCCGTCGGtagagcagggggcggggcaggccgtctgtctgtctgtctggacGCCGAGGGGCGGGAAGAATCGCGGGGGGGCGGAGTTTTTCAGTCTGTCTGGACTTGTGTGAGATCTGCTGGTGGGGGGTTGTTCATCTGTCGTGGAGTGCGGAAAAGAAGTAGCGGGACCCCAAGCCTCAGTCCCGGAGGTACCCTCACGGACTCACCCGCAGTCTGTCGGTCTGGCTGCCGCCCTTGCCGGTACTGCCCCTTTAAATTCATCATGGCTGCCGCTCGAGGTAATTGTTTTGACGGCTCCCGGGGGCGGAGCGGACTTCTCAGTCACGCGACCTAAGGGTCGCCCGTGGATTGGCTTCGACCACGCGCATGGAGGAAAGGAGGTGTGTATTCACCTTGGTCTC
Protein-coding sequences here:
- the LOC125917431 gene encoding kinesin light chain 4-like, with the protein product MSGLVLGQRDEPAGHRLSQEEILGSTRLVSQGLEALHSEHQAVLQSLSHTIECLQQGGHEEGLVHEKARQLRRSMENIELGLSEAQVMLALASHLSTVESEKQKLRAQVRRLCQENQWLRDELAGTQQRLQRSEQAVAQLEEEKKHLEFLGQLRQYDEDGHTAEEKEGDATKDSLDDLFPNEEEEDPSNGLSRGQGAQHSGYEIPARLRTLHNLVIQYAAQGRYEVAVPLCKQALEDLERTSGRGHPDVATMLNILALVYRDQNKYKEAAHLLNDALSIRESTLGRDHPAVAATLNNLAVLYGKRGKYKEAEPLCQRALEIREKVLGTDHPDVAKQLNNLALLCQNQGKYEAVERYYRRALAIYEGQLGPDNPNVARTKNNLASCYLKQGKYAEAETLYKEILTRAHLQEFGSVDDDHKPIWMHAEEREEMSKSRHREGGTPYTEYGGWYKACKVSSPTVNTTLRNLGALYRRQGKLEAAETLEECALRSQKQVSDQEGIGKEVRKVGPGDGGPLTLLVNLRRLRGEAEEEAEERKVRHSVTVVIFKCVLTLSPALYGQDSKFEVHITKWDYCEGSCVGRLGGSVG